The Daucus carota subsp. sativus chromosome 2, DH1 v3.0, whole genome shotgun sequence genome includes a window with the following:
- the LOC108206560 gene encoding uncharacterized protein LOC108206560: MDESWRMPMGMSSANPSIPRRKSTEQHASCKPSSGEPMPLDPEDFDDVFGGPPLTVLSRQFSRGDMQSLSYEHIFRKPEKFVSPTGTGRNLPEFRIPAPGGGRRGEEFYVDMFGNETEEGRRCRSRSKSKTTNSKSNSSSVLSSEELSPFQAVMSDEDASFPVFASKLRPINVPSRWKTSTAMHKVVQQKQGMPNYSCCRPSVAENEHIDGFKSIDFGFSRRVSSPQTSNLGPNSYSSFKVSVDDLEVNSPSSVVSSLLQEQQYRTNKIQEEEEGDDDEVMSSYIIEINGGNKEQTNKVGGVAEAVEWAKGKFQSQSSLEEWSSRQPEKPVFAEMPETPAVLPFTDAQIYGYASLGLQVKEMALLDEEIRLWSSGKKRNIQLLISTLHEILWPTSGWCPVPLGILSESSNLNKAYQKARLCLHRAKLQQRSATPPQKYIAEKALSILQDAWATYTSQDIKTTRG; encoded by the exons ATGGACGAGTCATGGCGAATGCCGATGGGAATGTCCTCGGCAAACCCTTCAATCCCACGTCGAAAATCGACTGAACAACACGCTTCTTGCAAGCCTTCCTCCGGTGAGCCCATGCCACTTGACCCCGAAGACTTCGACGATGTCTTCGGGGGGCCACCACTTACTGTGCTTTCCCGCCAATTCTCCCGCGGCGACATGCAGAGTCTTTCGTACGAGCACATTTTTCGGAAGCCCGAGAAATTTGTTTCTCCGACGGGAACCGGGAGGAACTTGCCGGAATTCAGGATTCCGGCGCCCGGAGGAGGGAGGAGAGGGGAGGAGTTTTATGTTGACATGTTTGGGAATGAGACGGAGGAGGGGAGGAGGTGTAGGTCGAGGTCGAAGTCGAAAACGACGAATTCAAAGTCGAATTCGTCGTCGGTTTTGAGTTCGGAGGAGTTGAGTCCGTTCCAGGCAGTGATGAGTGATGAAGATGCTTCTTTCCCTGTGTTTGCTTCAAAGCTCAG GCCAATAAATGTGCCGTCTAGATGGAAGACATCAACAGCTATGCACAAAGTAGTGCAGCAGAAACAGGGAATGCCCAATTATTCCTGCTGTCGTCCTTCAGTCGCTGAAAATGAACATATTGATGGTTTTAAAAGCATCGATTTTGGATTTTCTAGACGTGTGTCTTCTCCACAGACCTCGAACCTTGGACCTAATTCATATAGTAGCTTCAAAGTATCAGTCGATGATCTGGAGGTCAATTCCCCTTCATCTGTCGTATCTTCCCTTCTTCAAGAACAACAATACAGGACCAAtaaaattcaagaagaagagGAAGGTGATGACGATGAAGTAATGAGCTCATACATTATTGAGATAAATGGCGGTAACAAGGAACAAACAAATAAAGTAGGAGGTGTTGCCGAAGCAGTTGAATGGGCGAAGGGGAAATTTCAGTCACAAAGTTCACTAGAAGAATGGAGCAGTAGACAACCTGAGAAACCAGTTTTTGCAGAGATGCCTG AAACCCCTGCTGTGCTTCCGTTCACAGATGCACAAATATATGGATACGCATCATTGGGCTTACAAGTG AAGGAAATGGCATTACTAGATGAAGAGATAAGGTTGTGGTCGTCTGGAAAGAAAAGAAACATTCAATTGCTGATCTCAACTTTACACGAA ATATTGTGGCCAACTAGTGGCTGGTGCCCAGTGCCTCTAGGAATTCTAAGTGAAAGCTCAAATTTGAACAAGGCTTATCAGAAAGCGCGACTGTGTCTGCATCGGGCCAAACTGCAACAAAGAAGTGCAACTCCTCCGCAAAAGTATATTGCAGAGAAGGCACTTTCCATCCTTCAG GATGCCTGGGCTACATATACTTCCCAAGATATTAAAACAACTAGAGGATAG
- the LOC135150356 gene encoding uncharacterized protein LOC135150356: protein MLSDQESMCRVVKDYFIKLFSHADSRVEEGLVNNNIVITEAQNYKLTEEFTFDYFSLVVKQMHRDKSVGPDGLNPAFYQNFWNVLGQEVFQCYLKWLNEVSFPTKLNDTTIVLVPKRDGADCMKDLRPIALCNKKRGDEGVIALKLDMSKAYDRVDWDFQKMQLEQMGFSSKWIAWIMLCVSTVSYFGKIRLSR from the exons ATGTTGTCTGATCAGGAAAGTATGTGCAGAGTGGTTAAAGACTATTTTATAAAGTTGTTTAGCCATGCTGACAGTAGAGTAGAGGAGGGCCTGGTTAATAACAACATAGTAATCACAGAAGCTCAAAACTATAAGTTGACAGAAGAATTCACATTTGATTACTTCTCTTTAGTAGTGAAACAAATGCATCGGGATAAGAGTGTTGGGCCAGATGGTCTCAATCCCGCTTTTTACCAGAATTTCTGGAATGTCCTGGGTCAAGAAGTGTTCCAGTGCTATCTTAAATGGCTAAATGAGGTATCTTTCCCTACCAAGCTAAATGATACTACAATAGTCTTGGTTCCCAAGAGGGATGGTGCAGATTGCATGAAGGACCTTCGTCCTATTGCATTATGTAAC AAAAAACGAGGAGATGAAGGTGTAATAGCTTTGAAGCTTGATATGAGCAAAGCCTATGATAGAGTGGATTGGGACTTTCAGAAGATGCAACTTGAGCAAATGGGTTTTTCTAGTAAATGGATTGCTTGGATCATGTTATGTGTATCCACTGTTTCGTACTTTGGTAAAATTCGATTAAGTCGATGA